The following proteins are co-located in the uncultured Methanobrevibacter sp. genome:
- the galU gene encoding UTP--glucose-1-phosphate uridylyltransferase GalU, with protein MKAVIPAAGFGTRFLPATKAQPKEMLPVYDKPTIQYVIEEAVASGIDDILIVTGRNKRSIEDHFDKSFELEQTLQSAGKDDRLRQVRAITDLADICYVRQKEQRGLGDAIYCAKKHIGGEPFAVLLGDSITKGPTPCTKQLIDVHDKYDASAISLEAVPKEKVERYGIIKGTEVEDNVYNIEKLVEKPLAHQAPSNLAIMGRYVLTPDIFDKIDETEPGVGGEIQLTDALQKLDAIYGVTFEGKTYDIGNRFEWLKTSIEFAMDDDDSKDDLIEYMREIIIENE; from the coding sequence ATGAAAGCTGTAATTCCGGCAGCAGGTTTTGGAACAAGATTTTTACCTGCTACTAAAGCGCAACCAAAGGAAATGTTGCCTGTTTATGATAAACCTACAATTCAGTATGTTATTGAAGAGGCTGTAGCTTCAGGTATTGATGATATTCTAATTGTTACTGGTAGAAACAAAAGATCTATCGAAGACCATTTTGACAAATCATTTGAACTTGAGCAGACCTTGCAAAGTGCAGGTAAGGATGACCGTTTAAGACAAGTCCGTGCAATCACTGACCTTGCTGATATCTGTTATGTAAGACAAAAAGAACAGAGGGGACTTGGAGATGCAATTTACTGTGCTAAAAAGCATATCGGCGGCGAACCTTTTGCAGTTCTTTTAGGAGATTCAATTACTAAAGGTCCGACACCATGTACCAAACAGCTTATTGATGTGCATGACAAGTATGATGCGTCTGCAATTTCACTTGAAGCAGTTCCTAAAGAAAAGGTTGAAAGATATGGTATCATCAAAGGAACAGAAGTTGAAGACAATGTTTACAATATTGAAAAACTTGTTGAAAAACCTTTAGCTCATCAGGCACCGTCAAATCTTGCTATAATGGGAAGATATGTTCTAACTCCGGATATCTTTGATAAAATTGATGAAACCGAACCTGGAGTCGGTGGTGAAATTCAGCTGACAGATGCTCTTCAAAAATTGGATGCAATATATGGAGTTACATTTGAAGGAAAAACCTACGATATAGGTAATCGTTTCGAATGGTTAAAAACTTCAATTGAATTTGCAATGGACGATGACGACTCCAAGGATGATTTGATTGAGTATATGAGAGAAATTATCATAGAAAACGAATAA